One Petrotoga sp. 9PW.55.5.1 genomic window carries:
- a CDS encoding class I SAM-dependent methyltransferase encodes MNPDKFEHYYTENPTSKLTTKLLSLSLKNGHTYKFKAPSGVYGRKRIDKASILLIENIQLSNEKVLDMGCGYGVIGVTLKKEFPNAEVYMSDINRRAVDFAKINAKNNNANLTIKQGYLFEPWGKDFFDIIVTNPPIVAGKNVLHELIDESKKHLNQNGKLFLVAYHNKGGRSLENYMKEVFGNVKEIEKSGGFRVYFSVKRG; translated from the coding sequence ATAAATCCTGATAAATTTGAACATTATTACACTGAAAATCCAACATCAAAACTAACTACAAAACTGCTGAGTTTAAGCTTAAAAAATGGACATACTTATAAATTTAAAGCTCCATCAGGAGTTTATGGAAGAAAAAGAATAGATAAGGCAAGTATTTTGCTTATTGAAAATATTCAACTTTCTAACGAAAAAGTTTTGGATATGGGATGTGGCTATGGAGTTATAGGAGTTACCTTAAAAAAAGAATTTCCAAACGCTGAAGTATATATGAGTGATATTAATAGACGTGCGGTGGATTTCGCGAAAATTAATGCAAAAAATAATAACGCAAATTTAACTATAAAACAAGGCTATTTATTTGAACCATGGGGAAAAGATTTTTTTGATATTATTGTAACGAATCCTCCAATTGTTGCTGGTAAAAATGTTCTGCATGAGTTGATAGACGAATCAAAAAAACATTTGAATCAAAATGGTAAGCTGTTTTTGGTAGCTTATCATAATAAAGGTGGTCGTAGTTTAGAAAATTATATGAAGGAAGTATTCGGTAACGTAAAAGAGATTGAGAAATCTGGTGGATTTAGAGTTTATTTTTCTGTAAAGAGGGGTTAG
- a CDS encoding ATP-binding cassette domain-containing protein, producing MPIILQNTSFTYAINTPFQKKALENINLEINKGELWLLVGHTGSGKTTLMSLMNGLLLPQEGNVIVEGMSTKDKKVNIKEIRKKIGIVFQYPESQFFQPTIKDEIIFAPKNFNYEINEEMLKYYLELVNLPESYLEKNPFELSGGEMRKVAIISVLSYNPDYIIFDEPTVGLDYTTKKSIFNLIKELLNLGKTVILSTHWINEFVSLKPNILMLKNGEISFKGEFDDFALLDDKVLLEAGIVFDEKLKLYRCALKKGKIDFAQKISLL from the coding sequence ATGCCGATAATTTTACAAAATACTTCTTTTACATATGCTATAAATACTCCTTTTCAAAAAAAAGCCTTAGAGAATATTAATTTAGAAATTAATAAAGGTGAATTATGGTTGTTAGTTGGACATACAGGATCTGGTAAAACAACCTTAATGAGTCTAATGAATGGGTTACTTTTACCGCAAGAGGGTAATGTGATAGTAGAAGGAATGTCTACAAAAGATAAAAAGGTTAATATCAAAGAGATAAGAAAAAAAATAGGGATTGTTTTTCAATACCCAGAATCTCAGTTTTTCCAACCAACGATAAAAGATGAAATTATTTTTGCACCAAAAAACTTCAATTACGAAATCAATGAAGAGATGTTGAAATATTATTTAGAATTGGTAAATTTACCAGAAAGTTATCTAGAAAAAAATCCTTTTGAACTCTCAGGTGGAGAAATGAGAAAGGTGGCAATAATTTCTGTTTTATCATACAATCCGGATTATATTATTTTTGATGAACCGACAGTTGGTCTTGATTATACAACGAAAAAATCTATCTTTAACCTAATAAAAGAATTACTTAATTTGGGGAAAACTGTGATTTTATCTACTCATTGGATAAATGAATTTGTGAGTTTAAAACCTAATATTTTGATGTTAAAAAATGGAGAAATATCTTTTAAGGGAGAATTTGATGATTTTGCTTTACTAGATGATAAGGTTCTTTTAGAGGCAGGAATAGTATTTGATGAAAAACTTAAACTATATAGATGTGCTCTAAAAAAAGGTAAAATTGATTTTGCTCAAAAGATTTCATTATTATAA
- a CDS encoding energy-coupling factor ABC transporter ATP-binding protein: protein MFFGCKKLSFGYSENKVLKEIDLEIEKGDFIGLVGSNGSGKSTLLKLLCGILLPEEGQIIFNDQILNDKNRLKVGYIFQNPENQIIGVTVEEDVAFGLENIGVPREQMSERIEWALSTVGLTGFNKNDPNTLSGGQKQRLAIASILAMKPEVILMDEPTSMLDPKGRNEIYKVIDRLLQMGETIIIASHHPSDLEKVDKIIALSEGKIVFEGDKEDFYSKRIIETELPFKEKLKRSVSRNLEELVDELCR from the coding sequence ATGTTTTTTGGTTGTAAAAAATTATCTTTTGGATACTCTGAAAATAAAGTTTTAAAGGAAATTGATTTGGAGATAGAAAAAGGCGATTTTATTGGATTAGTTGGAAGTAATGGGAGCGGAAAGTCCACTCTTCTGAAGCTTCTTTGTGGAATCCTTTTACCTGAAGAAGGACAAATAATTTTCAATGATCAAATTCTTAATGATAAAAATAGGTTAAAGGTAGGATATATTTTTCAAAACCCTGAAAATCAAATTATAGGCGTTACCGTAGAAGAAGATGTTGCATTTGGTTTGGAGAATATAGGTGTTCCGAGAGAGCAAATGAGTGAAAGAATTGAATGGGCACTTTCAACGGTGGGTTTGACAGGTTTTAATAAAAATGATCCCAACACTTTATCTGGGGGTCAAAAACAAAGATTAGCAATTGCTTCTATATTAGCCATGAAGCCAGAAGTAATTCTTATGGATGAGCCAACTTCTATGCTGGATCCCAAAGGAAGAAATGAAATATACAAAGTAATAGATAGGTTACTTCAAATGGGTGAAACAATAATAATCGCATCGCATCATCCTTCTGACTTAGAAAAAGTCGATAAAATTATTGCGCTTAGTGAGGGTAAAATCGTATTCGAAGGAGATAAAGAAGATTTTTATTCAAAACGAATAATTGAAACCGAACTTCCTTTTAAAGAAAAATTAAAACGAAGCGTGAGCAGGAATTTAGAAGAGCTGGTAGATGAATTATGCCGATAA
- a CDS encoding lysine exporter LysO family protein, producing MILLLSAVLGGIISGIYLDISIPENLVTILLMFLVFSVGVDIGSEEKILSKLKVNLKNIIFQSILTMLGTLTFASFAIFFTDLNLLESIGASAGFGWYSLSGVMISNLYSPFLGAISFSSNVIREVLAIVLIPLISKWSPLGAVSVGGATSMDTMLGVISKSTDKETTLIAFGQGVIISLSVPIIITLLF from the coding sequence ATGATTTTACTCTTATCCGCTGTTTTAGGAGGAATTATATCTGGTATTTATCTTGATATAAGTATACCAGAAAATTTAGTAACTATTTTACTGATGTTTTTGGTCTTCAGTGTTGGGGTAGATATTGGTAGCGAAGAGAAAATACTTTCAAAATTGAAAGTAAACCTAAAAAATATAATATTTCAATCCATTTTAACTATGTTAGGGACCCTTACTTTTGCATCATTTGCAATTTTTTTTACAGATTTAAATTTATTGGAATCAATAGGAGCATCAGCAGGTTTCGGATGGTACTCTTTATCTGGAGTTATGATAAGTAATCTTTATTCACCTTTTTTAGGTGCAATTTCATTCAGTTCAAATGTAATAAGAGAAGTTTTGGCAATCGTATTAATACCTTTGATATCCAAATGGTCACCTTTGGGGGCTGTATCGGTTGGTGGGGCGACATCTATGGACACTATGCTTGGGGTTATTTCAAAAAGCACCGATAAGGAAACAACTTTAATTGCTTTTGGTCAGGGAGTTATAATATCTTTGTCAGTACCAATTATCATTACGTTATTATTTTAA
- the fliS gene encoding flagellar export chaperone FliS yields MYNKPNSNPYFENSVNTASPAKLIELLYQNSIERLNKSIKSIENNNLQEANKQIIRVEDIIMELNISLNLEKGGEVAKNLRSLYNFMYAKLLEANTKKDIGILNEVKELLEDLLETWKEVRKKEVKTSRELNAKTLDPKFDLQY; encoded by the coding sequence ATGTATAATAAACCAAACTCTAATCCTTACTTTGAAAATAGTGTAAATACAGCCAGTCCAGCAAAATTAATAGAATTATTATATCAAAACTCAATTGAAAGATTGAATAAATCTATTAAATCCATTGAAAACAATAATTTACAAGAAGCTAATAAACAGATAATTAGAGTAGAAGATATAATAATGGAACTAAATATTTCTTTGAATTTAGAAAAGGGTGGAGAGGTTGCTAAAAATCTCAGATCTCTCTATAATTTTATGTATGCAAAACTATTAGAAGCCAACACTAAAAAAGATATAGGGATTTTAAATGAAGTAAAAGAATTATTGGAAGATCTTCTAGAAACATGGAAAGAAGTAAGAAAAAAAGAAGTTAAAACTTCAAGAGAACTGAACGCTAAAACTTTAGATCCAAAATTTGATCTACAATATTAA
- a CDS encoding nitroreductase family protein: protein MEILKEILNRRSIRKFKNQEVSNEIVKQLLRAAMQAPSANNEQPWEFIVVNKKEILEKISEVHPYAKMAKEAAVAIIVCGDLKKEVSKGRWVQDCSAAIGYPNEDKRYEDRYKEERVHYNEW, encoded by the coding sequence TTGGAAATACTTAAAGAAATTTTGAATAGAAGAAGCATTAGAAAGTTCAAAAATCAAGAAGTTTCCAATGAAATAGTAAAGCAACTCTTAAGAGCCGCCATGCAAGCTCCCTCTGCAAACAACGAACAGCCCTGGGAATTTATTGTCGTTAATAAGAAAGAAATTCTCGAAAAGATTTCAGAGGTTCATCCTTATGCTAAGATGGCTAAAGAGGCAGCAGTGGCAATTATAGTTTGTGGAGATCTCAAAAAAGAAGTTTCAAAAGGAAGATGGGTTCAAGATTGTAGCGCCGCAATAGGATACCCAAACGAAGATAAAAGATACGAAGATAGATATAAAGAAGAAAGGGTTCATTATAACGAATGGTAA
- a CDS encoding nitrilase-related carbon-nitrogen hydrolase has translation MRTSARAQDNQIFSIGVNAVGKPSNNSPKYCGNSIAVDPHGDILLKLGNEEDLIAKVTIDTEEILQERSMEPSLRDLKMIKIYDHIGNNID, from the coding sequence ATAAGAACTTCTGCAAGGGCTCAGGATAACCAAATATTTTCTATTGGAGTTAATGCGGTTGGTAAGCCTTCAAATAATTCCCCAAAATATTGCGGGAATTCAATCGCTGTTGACCCACATGGAGACATTTTGCTTAAATTAGGAAATGAAGAAGATTTAATTGCAAAAGTTACTATCGATACTGAGGAAATTCTACAAGAGAGATCAATGGAGCCATCTTTGAGAGATTTAAAAATGATAAAAATCTATGATCATATTGGTAACAATATAGATTAA
- the uvrB gene encoding excinuclease ABC subunit UvrB codes for MFKLLSEYGPQGDQPKAIEELTQGIESDYRFQTLLGVTGSGKTYTMANIIANVNRPTLVLSPNKILAVQLYNEFKEFFPENRVEFFISYYDYYQPEAYIPSRDIYIEKNADINDILVKMRLSTLKSILTRRDVIVVSSVSAIYASGNPQDFSNINLYLRKGEAYSRKEILTKLGKMQYTRQEKDFLGGTFRWKGEVLEIFPPYDDFGIRTTFFDNEIEKIERFDVFNRTIMEEYDKITIYPAKEFVTSDEKILSAIEEINKDLETQIAYFKSEGKLLEAQRIEQRVRQDMEFLQTLGYCKGIENYSRYFDGRRPGDAPWTLLDYFENDFITFIDESHIAVPQLRAMFRGDYARKKNLVEYGFRLPSALDNRPLRFEEFIEKTNQIIFVSATPGPFEMEVSEQIVEQIIRPTGLVDPKIEVKKTEGQVDDFVSEVKEVVQNGRRALAVVLTKKDAEILSDHLNLMGVKSLYLHSELDTIERSEVVKKLRNGEIEVVVGVNLLREGLDLPEVSLVAIMDADREGFLRSETTLIQTIGRAARNVDGKVLLYADRITEAMKTAIDETNRRREIQIKFNQEHNITPRSIIKKLPEDVFAPFKDDTIKEDDYLFAVEENLSPEDYISLLEEKMYMAASELNYEEAAKYRDEIKKIKRKYNIKQN; via the coding sequence ATGTTCAAACTTTTGTCCGAATATGGTCCACAAGGAGATCAGCCGAAAGCAATCGAAGAATTAACTCAAGGAATTGAAAGTGATTATAGATTTCAAACTTTATTGGGTGTAACGGGTTCTGGAAAAACTTACACAATGGCCAATATAATCGCTAATGTTAATAGACCTACTTTAGTATTATCCCCAAATAAAATTTTAGCTGTTCAGCTATATAATGAGTTCAAAGAGTTTTTCCCTGAAAATAGAGTAGAATTTTTCATCAGTTATTATGACTATTATCAACCTGAAGCCTACATACCTTCAAGGGATATATATATAGAAAAAAACGCTGATATAAATGATATTTTAGTAAAAATGAGACTTTCAACATTAAAATCAATTTTAACAAGAAGAGATGTAATAGTTGTTTCTAGTGTATCAGCTATATACGCTTCAGGAAACCCTCAAGATTTTTCCAATATAAACCTTTATCTAAGAAAAGGAGAAGCGTATTCAAGAAAAGAAATTTTAACTAAACTTGGAAAAATGCAATATACCAGACAGGAAAAAGACTTTTTAGGTGGAACTTTTAGATGGAAAGGGGAAGTTCTAGAAATCTTTCCACCTTATGATGATTTTGGAATAAGAACCACTTTTTTTGATAACGAGATAGAAAAAATAGAACGTTTCGATGTTTTTAACAGAACGATAATGGAAGAATACGACAAAATAACCATATATCCGGCTAAAGAATTTGTTACAAGTGATGAGAAAATACTTTCTGCTATCGAAGAAATAAACAAGGATCTAGAAACCCAAATAGCTTATTTCAAAAGCGAAGGAAAGTTGTTGGAAGCTCAAAGAATTGAACAAAGGGTACGTCAAGATATGGAATTTCTTCAGACCTTAGGTTACTGTAAGGGAATAGAAAATTATTCAAGATACTTTGATGGTCGAAGACCTGGAGATGCCCCCTGGACACTTCTAGATTATTTTGAAAATGACTTCATAACTTTTATAGATGAATCACATATTGCTGTTCCACAATTAAGAGCCATGTTCAGAGGAGACTATGCAAGAAAGAAAAACCTAGTAGAATACGGTTTTAGATTACCTTCTGCGTTAGATAATAGACCCTTAAGGTTTGAAGAATTTATTGAAAAAACCAATCAAATAATCTTTGTTTCTGCGACTCCTGGCCCATTTGAGATGGAGGTTTCTGAGCAAATTGTTGAACAGATTATCAGGCCCACAGGACTTGTTGATCCCAAAATTGAAGTCAAAAAAACCGAAGGACAGGTTGATGATTTTGTAAGTGAAGTTAAAGAAGTAGTTCAAAATGGTAGAAGAGCATTAGCGGTTGTTCTAACTAAAAAGGATGCAGAAATACTTTCAGATCATTTGAATTTAATGGGAGTTAAATCTTTATATCTACATTCTGAATTAGATACTATCGAAAGGTCAGAGGTTGTAAAGAAATTAAGAAATGGTGAAATTGAGGTCGTTGTTGGAGTAAACCTGCTAAGGGAGGGGTTAGATCTGCCAGAAGTTTCGTTGGTTGCAATAATGGATGCAGATAGAGAAGGTTTTTTGAGATCAGAAACTACTCTTATCCAAACGATTGGAAGGGCAGCGAGAAATGTCGATGGAAAGGTTTTATTATATGCAGATAGGATAACGGAAGCAATGAAAACTGCAATAGATGAAACGAACAGAAGAAGAGAAATACAAATTAAATTCAACCAAGAACACAATATAACTCCTCGAAGTATTATTAAAAAGCTACCGGAAGATGTATTTGCTCCTTTTAAAGATGATACTATAAAAGAAGATGATTATCTTTTTGCTGTTGAAGAGAATTTATCTCCCGAAGATTATATCTCACTTCTTGAAGAAAAGATGTATATGGCAGCTTCAGAATTAAATTATGAAGAAGCCGCAAAGTACAGAGATGAAATTAAAAAAATAAAGAGAAAGTATAATATAAAGCAAAACTAA
- the lepA gene encoding translation elongation factor 4 yields MFDPNYIRNIAIIAHIDHGKTTLMDRILELTHSIDERNMREQFLDSMDLEREKGITIKSHPVKVFYTAKDGNNYELNILDTPGHIDFTYEVSRSLAACEGAILLVDASQGVQAQTVTNTYLALENDLEIIGAVNKIDLATANIEETILEINDLVGIDADSIVKISAKTGEGVEQLLELIVKKVPSPLNKEDISGKLKGLIFDAKYDKYKGIIVYCRIFSGTVKKGKKIKFMTSQEVYEVSEVGVFHPEMMETEDLSSGEIGYIIAGIKEIEEARVGDTITDAENPIEKPLPGYKEVKPMVYAGLYPGLPEYYEELRKALEKLKLNDASLVFTPENSPAMGYGFRAGFLGLLHMEVVKERLQREFELAVILTVPSVIYKAKLKNGKELEITNPSEFPEEDTIEEVYEPFCKLDIITPPDYMGDLINLAQVEKRGNFLSVSNAGKNRVVLHFEIPLADLIFDFFDKMKAVSKGYASMDYEITGYKESNLLKLEILINKEKVDALSYVVHESQAYTVARNLVDKLRDLIPRHQFEIPIQAYCKGKIIARSTIKALRKDVLQKCYGGDVTRKMKLLEKQKEGKKRMREIGKVNIPQEAFLALLRVNEDEK; encoded by the coding sequence ATTCGATGGATCTAGAAAGGGAGAAAGGTATAACAATTAAATCACACCCTGTAAAAGTATTTTACACAGCTAAAGATGGAAATAATTATGAGTTAAATATTTTAGATACACCTGGTCATATAGATTTTACTTATGAAGTATCACGTAGTTTAGCAGCATGTGAAGGCGCTATTTTATTAGTTGATGCCAGTCAAGGCGTTCAAGCTCAAACTGTTACTAATACTTATTTGGCGTTGGAAAATGATTTGGAAATCATAGGAGCAGTTAATAAGATAGATCTTGCAACAGCTAATATAGAAGAAACCATACTTGAAATAAATGATTTAGTTGGCATTGATGCCGATTCAATTGTAAAAATTAGTGCCAAAACTGGAGAAGGAGTAGAGCAACTATTAGAGTTAATTGTTAAGAAAGTCCCTTCCCCACTTAATAAAGAAGATATATCAGGAAAATTAAAAGGGTTAATCTTCGATGCAAAATACGATAAATATAAAGGAATAATCGTTTATTGTAGAATTTTTAGTGGCACGGTTAAGAAAGGAAAGAAAATTAAATTTATGACTTCGCAAGAGGTTTATGAAGTGAGCGAAGTAGGGGTTTTCCATCCTGAAATGATGGAAACAGAAGATTTATCATCTGGTGAAATCGGTTATATTATAGCAGGTATTAAAGAGATTGAAGAAGCCAGAGTCGGAGATACTATAACCGATGCAGAAAACCCTATTGAAAAGCCGCTGCCGGGTTATAAAGAGGTTAAACCCATGGTTTATGCAGGTTTGTATCCTGGCCTTCCTGAATACTATGAAGAATTAAGAAAAGCTCTTGAAAAATTAAAATTAAATGATGCTTCACTTGTTTTTACTCCGGAAAATTCTCCTGCAATGGGTTACGGATTTAGAGCTGGTTTTTTAGGGCTTCTACACATGGAGGTAGTCAAAGAAAGATTACAGAGGGAATTTGAACTTGCAGTTATATTAACTGTTCCAAGTGTTATATACAAAGCAAAGCTAAAAAATGGTAAAGAATTAGAAATTACTAACCCTTCTGAGTTTCCAGAAGAAGATACCATAGAAGAGGTTTACGAACCTTTCTGTAAGTTAGATATAATAACTCCTCCTGATTATATGGGGGATTTAATAAATTTAGCTCAAGTTGAAAAAAGAGGAAATTTTTTGTCCGTATCTAATGCGGGGAAAAATAGAGTTGTTTTACATTTTGAAATTCCCCTTGCAGATTTAATATTTGATTTTTTTGACAAAATGAAAGCTGTTAGCAAGGGATATGCTTCGATGGACTATGAAATTACTGGTTATAAAGAATCTAATTTGCTTAAATTAGAAATTTTAATAAATAAAGAAAAAGTAGATGCCCTATCTTATGTAGTTCATGAAAGTCAAGCTTATACTGTTGCAAGGAATTTGGTTGATAAATTAAGGGATCTGATTCCAAGACATCAATTCGAAATTCCTATTCAAGCATACTGTAAAGGAAAGATTATAGCAAGATCAACAATAAAAGCTTTGAGAAAAGATGTCCTACAAAAATGTTACGGTGGAGATGTTACAAGAAAGATGAAACTTTTAGAAAAACAGAAAGAAGGAAAAAAGAGAATGAGAGAAATAGGAAAAGTAAACATTCCTCAAGAAGCTTTTCTTGCATTATTAAGAGTAAACGAAGATGAAAAATAA
- a CDS encoding class I SAM-dependent methyltransferase, translating into MFTTEKLELKDFYLLEEFQIAYLPGWIPEREFAVALWANPSIEDFLKRKCPVITDFINRIKKENEPIKDNNELAICIKKVLQTCSDILIYNKCPEVYDKLEFHNWDFKEITSITSLDAKIILDGGSGTGHVALEAAKYARYVFAMEPVTRLRQFIKEKAKKLKTDNVYVIDGFLHSIPLPDNFIDVLITSHALGWQLKDELMEFERVVKNEGYIIHCPATVDNPSDQSTHNELLKYSYSFDKYKEADGWKRKYWKKVIKRR; encoded by the coding sequence ATGTTTACGACAGAAAAACTTGAGCTCAAAGATTTTTATCTACTTGAAGAATTTCAAATTGCATATTTGCCGGGATGGATTCCAGAAAGAGAATTTGCAGTAGCGTTGTGGGCTAATCCATCTATAGAAGACTTTCTAAAGAGAAAATGTCCTGTAATAACCGATTTCATCAATAGGATTAAGAAAGAAAATGAACCAATCAAGGACAACAACGAACTTGCTATTTGCATCAAGAAAGTCCTTCAAACTTGTTCTGATATTTTAATCTACAACAAGTGCCCAGAAGTTTATGATAAACTGGAATTTCATAATTGGGATTTCAAAGAGATAACATCTATAACATCTTTGGATGCCAAAATTATATTAGATGGAGGTTCAGGAACAGGGCATGTCGCATTAGAAGCAGCTAAATATGCAAGATATGTTTTCGCAATGGAACCTGTCACAAGACTTAGACAATTCATAAAAGAAAAGGCTAAAAAGCTAAAAACGGACAACGTATATGTGATTGACGGGTTTCTCCATTCAATCCCTTTACCTGATAACTTTATAGATGTACTCATCACTTCCCACGCATTGGGATGGCAGCTAAAAGACGAGCTTATGGAATTTGAACGAGTTGTTAAAAATGAAGGGTATATTATCCATTGTCCAGCGACAGTCGATAACCCTTCTGACCAGTCAACACATAATGAACTATTGAAATACAGTTATAGTTTTGATAAATATAAAGAAGCGGATGGATGGAAAAGAAAATACTGGAAGAAAGTAATAAAACGAAGATGA
- a CDS encoding LysO family transporter — MAGILIAFLIGFLFGLKGKLRWLKKYKSVLLSTVFLLFFMGYEIGNNDALVSQIKEIGVYALYIAVFSILGSVLFTSFYEKFFKKEK, encoded by the coding sequence ATGGCGGGTATATTAATTGCTTTTTTAATAGGTTTTCTATTCGGATTAAAAGGAAAGCTTAGATGGTTGAAGAAATATAAATCTGTTTTGCTGTCAACGGTATTTTTACTTTTTTTCATGGGTTACGAAATAGGTAATAATGATGCTTTGGTTTCCCAAATAAAAGAAATTGGAGTATATGCATTATATATAGCTGTTTTCTCAATATTAGGAAGTGTTCTTTTCACCTCATTTTATGAAAAGTTTTTTAAAAAGGAGAAATAA
- a CDS encoding thymidine kinase translates to MNSGNLIVIVGPMYSGKTSELISFIEIYSLGKKRYKVFKPILDNRYNDTYIVSHSNTSIKAIPINNSKEILFHIDGDEKAVFIDEIQFLDEYLRETVVELINSGKDVYCAGLDLSYKNNPFKVTSLLMAHADTVIKKKAVCHECGEYKGTISYKIVDNGEEIDVGGFEKYIAVCRDCYSKLKQKKELTEEN, encoded by the coding sequence ATGAATTCTGGTAATTTAATTGTTATCGTTGGACCAATGTATTCAGGAAAAACATCTGAGTTAATATCTTTTATAGAAATATATTCGCTTGGAAAGAAAAGATACAAGGTATTTAAACCTATACTTGACAATAGGTACAATGATACTTACATAGTTTCACATTCCAATACTTCTATAAAAGCTATACCCATTAATAATTCCAAAGAAATATTGTTCCATATAGACGGAGATGAAAAAGCAGTTTTTATTGATGAGATACAATTTTTAGATGAATATTTGAGAGAAACAGTGGTTGAGTTAATAAATTCGGGTAAAGATGTTTATTGTGCTGGATTGGATTTGAGTTATAAAAACAATCCTTTTAAAGTTACTTCTCTTTTAATGGCTCATGCAGATACAGTAATTAAAAAGAAGGCGGTTTGCCATGAATGCGGAGAATATAAGGGAACGATTTCATACAAAATTGTTGATAACGGAGAAGAAATTGATGTCGGGGGTTTTGAAAAATATATAGCGGTTTGCAGGGATTGCTACTCAAAGTTAAAGCAGAAAAAAGAATTAACGGAAGAAAATTAA
- a CDS encoding aldo/keto reductase, protein MKITSIFDKTELANGVKMPWLGYGTYKAQGNGLKEGLKFALNIGYRLIDTAEMYQNEEEIGKAIEESNVPREELFITSKVWNTNQGFDNTLKSFDSSLKKLQTDYLDLYLIHWPVSGKYLETWKALEKIYKEGRVKAIGVSNFLIHHLQDVINNCEIIPMVNQVEFHPYLLQGELLEFCKENKIQLEAWSPLMRGRVNSIREIQDIAKKYNKTPVQIVLRWDLQHEVVTIPKSVHEERIKENSDIFDFELSKEEMRIIDGLDRNERFGAHPDDF, encoded by the coding sequence ATGAAGATCACAAGTATTTTTGATAAAACTGAATTGGCAAATGGAGTTAAAATGCCTTGGTTGGGCTATGGTACTTATAAGGCTCAAGGGAATGGGTTGAAAGAAGGGCTGAAATTTGCTTTGAATATTGGTTATAGACTTATCGATACTGCTGAAATGTACCAAAACGAGGAAGAAATAGGGAAAGCTATTGAGGAGAGTAACGTTCCAAGAGAAGAGTTGTTTATAACCTCGAAAGTCTGGAATACAAATCAAGGGTTCGATAATACACTTAAATCCTTTGATAGTTCTTTAAAAAAGCTCCAAACAGATTATTTGGATTTATATTTAATTCATTGGCCAGTAAGTGGGAAATATTTGGAAACATGGAAAGCTCTTGAAAAAATTTATAAAGAAGGCAGAGTAAAGGCAATAGGAGTTAGTAATTTTTTGATACATCATTTGCAAGATGTTATTAACAATTGTGAAATAATCCCGATGGTAAATCAAGTAGAGTTTCATCCTTATTTATTACAGGGAGAACTTTTAGAATTTTGTAAAGAAAATAAGATACAACTTGAAGCTTGGAGCCCTTTAATGAGAGGAAGAGTTAATTCTATTAGAGAGATACAAGATATTGCAAAAAAGTATAACAAAACTCCTGTTCAAATAGTTTTAAGATGGGATTTACAACATGAAGTTGTAACAATTCCAAAATCTGTACATGAAGAAAGAATCAAGGAAAACTCTGACATATTTGATTTTGAGTTATCCAAAGAAGAGATGAGAATTATAGATGGTTTAGATCGTAATGAAAGATTTGGAGCCCATCCTGATGATTTTTAG